The following DNA comes from Sorex araneus isolate mSorAra2 chromosome 5, mSorAra2.pri, whole genome shotgun sequence.
cgggtcggccgcgtgcaaggcaaatgccctacccgctgtgctatctctccagcccctaagctcttaacatatagttaagcatcagaCGCTTTGACCaggccatcttgatgccagggtagcacataactcaccacttgccctgggcccgtcctgtccctcgtcgggatcctgcttttgggggtgctaggaagtaagggcagctggggcttaagtcgagaaagcagatgcccgggagtgaataatatttgaagccaattaaatagCAGGTTACAAAAGTATATTATCTCCTTGTGTCTacacaaaagggacattgctttaaagtaaactattcaaaagacataaggagaggagaaaggcaatattaacttataatataagtttagtgtcctaggaaggtctgaccttacaaattaacagagtctgattagggggaagagctgattaactggttggggaagagagcatagagaagtggttacagacaaacaaaagaatgggagtgactcaggagcaccttgatgggtgtgacctgaataaacctaagctccttgtggctatgttatcctacagggcaTGCTTATTGGATTGTAGATCCCAGGGTCTCTTAGGGATTCTTCCAGGGTCTCTTTGGGATTTAGACAGCCAGCATAGATTATTGCTCTTAAATTTTAGAGTCTGACTGTTTAAACCTTTCCTTGGTCTAACAGTATATGGATGATTTATTCTTCGCTAcaacagtgatgttcagggcttactcctggctctgcactcaggaattattactggtggtgttcgggggaacATTTGGgtggctggggactgaacctggtggactgcttgcaaggcaagtgccttccttatctgctgtactattgctcagttcctgaataatattttcttaaactaTATAACAgcttcactgtattactgtcatcactgtcatcccgttgctcatcaatttgctcgagcaggcaccagtaacatctccattgtgagacttgttgttactatttttggcatatcaaatacaccacgggtagcttgccaggctctgccgtgctggcgagatactctcggtagcttgtcaggctctccgagaagggtggaggaacagaacccaggtcggccatgtgcaaggcgaatgccatacccgctgcactattgctccagcccatataacaGCTTATAACAAATAAACTACACAccagctgtggctccaaaaccaaaccaaacaaaatatgaGCCCAGATTGGAGGACAAGACACTGCAGTCCTGGACAGAGATTAAGAAtttctattgtgtgtgtgtgggggggggacgggcaacgggggggggggggtcgtcacaccaagtggtgctgaggggtaactcttggttctgcattcaggaattactcctagaggtgcctgGAGGAAtcgtataggatgccagggatggaacctgggtggggccctgtgcaaagcaaactccttacccactgtactatctctcagtcctaGATCAAGATTTAATCCAGGGGGAGGCCAGAGCcgtagtacagagagtagggcactttccttgcacacagccaatttggGTTTCATCCCAGGCAGCCGAgcctggtcccttgagcctaccaggaatgagtctgagcacagagccagaagtaagtcctgaacaccacaaggtgtggtctaaaaacaaataaatttaaaaaaaaaagatttaattcaGGGAACTGTCTTGGGAGTGTGGGCACGAGATCTCACAAACCCCTCAGGGGCCAGGGGACTTCAGAGTATCACTGATGCTGCGGTCACTCATATGCTGCAATTAATTGCAAGTCTCACCCTCAGACTGCTGAGATCAGTGTCAGGTCTATGTGAAATTCAAAAAAAGTATGACAGAAACGTCAGGCATGTGTAATTTCACATTTCCCTGatgtctggggtgtgtgtggcaggggagcCAGAAAAGACACTAGACACTTCCATTTTGTACAGAGCACCAAGGGCCAGATAGGGTCCTAAAGTCATGCTGCGAGCAAGTGAGCCTGAGCTTTTGGGATTTCAAATCCTCCATTTACCGCGCTAATAGCTGCCCCCCACGTTATAGGGCTCTGAGGGAGTACATTCAGGAGGTGTTCAGGTGCGAGAGCGCGCTTTGCAGGGGTGCCAGTTTGAGTCCCTTACACCACACTGTCTTTGGGCACCGCCGGGACAtgtcccgcccccacctcccctgcaaAGAGGTCATCCAGAGGGCCGCTCCGGCGGGCCATGAGCGACTACAGCAAGCGTCCCGGATTCCGAAGCTGGGAAGGTTTCAGGTACACAGAGGGTCTCTGCCACTCGGGCGCCGCTGGGAGGAGAAAGCGCAGATTCCCAGCAGGGGACTCAGAAGCGAGGGGTGTGGACGAGGCTGCGGCTTACAGGTGCGCCGGGTTCTAAGGAGGCTCAGGGCCCCGACCGGCCGACGCGCTGTTCCTTTGGATGCCTTGCTGCCTCTCTACCCTAAAGTGGGgcgggagcttgctttgcacgtacttgacccgggtttgagcccccgcaacccaggtggtcccctgcGCCTCGccgggtcttttttttttttttttggttcacacctggcgatgcacaggggttactcctggctctgcactcaggaattacccctggcgctgctcaggggaccttatgggatgttgggaatcgaacccaagtcggccgcgtgcaaggcaaacgccctacccattgtgctattgctccagcccccctcgccGGAtcttgacccaaaaagccaaacgtATAAATAAATCATACACTAATTTCAAATAATCAccatcataataaaataatgaggCAGGCCAACAGGCGACAAGCCCAGGAGACAGCCCAGCCCCGAGAGGACACTATTTGCTCCGTTCCCACAAAAGACTACAAAGACCACAATGCCGCGGCGCGCAGAGCCCGCTCGTCCCCGCCGCCGGAAGTCCGGGCACCTCCCAGCATTCCCCGCGGGGTAAGATGGCCGCGCCGGGAGCGGAAGccgaggggagaggggctgggccgTGCGCCCCCGCGCGCTCCGCGAGCGCCGCAGGGTCTGCTGAGGGGATCTCACGGCCCCCCGCAGCCCGTGTCCCTGGGCTTCCTGGCCGTGGGCCGAGGGACGGCCCAGGACGGCCTTGGCCCTAAGCAGGCAACCCCTGTCTTTCGCAGTCCGGGTGCGGAGACCCCCGCAGGGCGGCGGAGTGCGCGCTGCCCGGGCTCTGCGACGGCGCCGCGAGGCCGGACCGGTCCCCGTACGCCTCCCGGTGCGACCCTCAGCGCTCCATGCCGGTGGGCTCGGGGAGGCGTGGCCTGCCCCCGGGCTGCCACCTCTGCTGGCTGCTCTGCGCCGTCACCCTAACGCTCAGGTGAGGCCCGGGGCGCCCCGAGTCCGCGCGCCGCGGGTGGCCGGGTCCCCGCCGCCTGACGCGCGACTCGCCCTTTCCCCGCAGCCACGCGGCGGCCTCCGCGGGGGACAAGCTGTCAGGTAGGTGCTGCGCGGGGACGCGGGCGCCGGCTCCTCCGGGGGTGCCCGCTGACCCGGCCCGCGCCGGCCGCCTCTCCCCCCGCAGCGAGCACCTCCGACCTGCCGTGCTGGCTGGTGGAAAAGTTCGAGGTGGCCGAGGAATGCGCGCCGTGTTCCAGCTTCCAGGCTGTGAGTGTTCGCCCTTGGCGTGGTGCTCCCGGAACCCTGCCCGCGGGACGCAGGGCAGCAAGCGCCTTCCAGCTCTGCCCGCTCTCCCGCGGCgctcctctcattctctctctcccttactccctcccttcgtccttccctttctttcttttcctccttcctttccttctctctctgtctctttctcccccctctttcttttttgcattctcagtAAATGTGCGAATTtggcccaccccaaccccagcaaATGCCAAAATTCAGCTAATAATCCTGTTCTAGCCCTTTTCTCTTTGAgcttttgggctgcacctggtggcattcagggatcacttctggtggagcttagGAGACCCTGTGTGGTGTAAGCCAGGTGTGCGGCCAGCACTGCCCTGCCAGTATCTCCTACCCCTTTATGACCTTTCTCAAGCCATTCCTTGGACCCTGTAGATGATTGCCCCTGCAGTATTCTGGCACATATCCCTACTCCTGCGCCCAGTACTTCACCAGTCACGGGGAAACTCTTCCTTGATTTTCCGTGTTCCATAGCACAGGTGCCTGCCCAgtggccttcctcctcctcttgcccTTCCTGACATTGCTCTGGTCCTTTTGCCCTGATAGAAAACCACCCCTGAGTGTGGTTCCACGGGGTATGTGGAGAAAATCACATGCAGTTCATCTAAGAAGAACGAGTTCAAAAGGTAAGCGCCTGTTTGTCTTCTTGAAAGCACGTTGGTCTCGGCTTTGCCACTGAAACTTGAGGTAACTAATCCCCCCACTCCCTTTTGGTCTGAAGGCAGCATGAGaaatgggagagaggagagaatttgGAAGCCAGTTGCTTGAACTCCTCAGTACATTATGGCTAGCAATCTTTTCCTCTCGGTAAAACTAGTTAGAACCCGCTCTGCTTTTCTCATCGCAGATAAACGCTACATTTACTGGGGACGGTGCACTGGGTACTTGGAGGCTGACTCTGGTTTCCTCTTTCCCCTGCCATAGATTTTGGTTAGGTTCAAGTATGAGGGTGATAGAGGAAAGGCTCTTTGGCCTTATCTGGGAAATAAAGGAGCTGGGGGGATGTTTGGCTGgctacactggcagtgctcagtggtcactctcaGCTCTGAGCTGAGAGAACCCTGCatactgctggggattgaacagggcaagctgcatgcaaggacagcaccttaaccccttgtgtttctctccagccccaataactgtTTATTTCTGTCTTCAGTTGCCGTTCAGCTCTGATGGAACGACACTTATTCTGGAAATTTGAAGGGATTGTCGTGGGTGTGGCCTTGGTCTTTGCTTGCCTTGTCATTGTTCGCCAAAGACAGCTGGATCAAAAAGCACTGGAAAAGGTCCGGAAGCAGATCGAGTCCATATAGCTGCCTTCAGCAATTTTCTACTGGTCTCACAGACCCTCCCTCACACCACGGAAGGACTGGCTGGTGCCCCGGGCTCTTGGTGCCTCAGGATGgcactccctctcccccatcctaAATCACTGCTgagcagaataaaattaaaataatgttttccctGCTGTATTTTGCTTTGGGGTAGGAAGTTGTAGGGATGGGAAAGGAAAGGGGGTGGCCAGCTTAGACTCCAGTTAACGAGGCGCTTGTCTTTTACCTTATCTGCTAATTCAAACTTACGGAATTCAATtttagccaaaagaaaaaaatttattagctAAAACTTGTTTCTCTCAACCCTTTCCCAATAGAAGCATGGTAACAAGTATCTGGAGTATCCACTCACAGGCTTGACCAGACTGTGGGGTTTGGACCTCTGGGGAACCCGAGGAGATTTGAACCCCTAAAACTGCGGAAACATGAGTTTGAGGGTGTGCCATGGCACTGCGGAGCCTCGATTCTGAGCTGTGCCCGGGCAGCCACCAGGGCCCTGCTCACATCTCATCCGCATGCTGTGCTGCCCTGCCACGCCCCCTGGCCCCTGCTTGCCCGCCCCTCTGCACCACATCCGGTTCCGTCCTTGTGGAACCATTTGCACCCTTTGGTTTCGCCAGCCCCGCCAGTCTGGACTCCAGTGCTGGGGTATCCACACTTTCTGCTGCGTCCTTGTGAGTCAGGATAGTTCTGGAAATGACTGGGGCAAAGGAACAAAGGTAAAGGGTAGTGACCTTGGGGGCAAGGGGGGAGGCCTAGGCAGGACATGGCCTTCCATTGCCTCCTGGAGGACAGCCCCCAACTTGCTCGCCTGGAACAGTCCTTCCTCCCGCTCACCTCCACGAGGTTGGTAACCCTCAGGGCCAGcttctgggagagcctggaaagggCTGAAACTGGGCAGGATGATGAGGGCCAGGGAAAAAAGAAGGATCTGGGGAGAAGCACAAGGACACGTGGTCATAGGGACAATAAaggcagggagcagagagcagagtggagGAAAGGCACAGGGTCCCTAGGGCTGGGATGAAAGGCAGGGGAAGGTGCAATACCAGAACACAAGTGCTGGTCTGGGCCGCCTTGCTGGAGGTCTGAGCAATGAGCAGCTGCAGCTGGCGGAGCTGGGTCAGCAGGgagctggaggggggagggagacctCAGACCTCCCAGGAACTGGGTCCCAGAACCAGCTtgcccaggagtgccccctgctTTGACTCACACATTGTGTCGCTCCAACTCCTGTACTTTTCTCTGTAGTTCCTGGTTCTGGGCAGAACAGGCAGCCACCCTagggacagtgggggaggtgggcaCAGGTTTGGCCCCCTGTGCAAACCTGAACCCCCTGTGCCAAGGGATGGGCATCCCAACAGACCTGCTCTCCAGCCCGTCGATGTACTCTTTCTTCCGCCGCCGGCTGTCCTGAGCTGACTGCTTATTGCGGATTTTCCTCCTCACCTTCTTGAGGACCCTTTCCTCTGCCTGGGGGTGCAGGTGAAGTAGGCTTGGG
Coding sequences within:
- the JTB gene encoding protein JTB, producing the protein MPVGSGRRGLPPGCHLCWLLCAVTLTLSHAAASAGDKLSASTSDLPCWLVEKFEVAEECAPCSSFQAKTTPECGSTGYVEKITCSSSKKNEFKSCRSALMERHLFWKFEGIVVGVALVFACLVIVRQRQLDQKALEKVRKQIESI